CGGACGAGAGCGCAGATGCGGGCAAATAATTCTTCAAATGAAAACGGCTTAACCATATAATCATCGGAGCCAACATCAAGCCCCGAAACTTTATCGGAAATCTGACCCTTGGCGGTAAGAATTAAAATAGGAGTAGCTATTCCTTCTTTTCTAATTTTTTGACAAATCTCAAGACCGTTTATTTTTGGAAGCATTAAATCAAGAATAATAAGGTCAAAACTTTCACCAATTGCCAAATCCAGCCCCGTTTCGCCGTCGTAAGCTAAATCCACAGCATATCTTTGAAGTTCCAAAGCTCGTTTGATGGCGTTTGCTAGTTTAACTTCATCTTCCACAACGAGTATTTTCATAGCTTAATAGTATACCTCTATTTCTTAACTTTTGCTTAAGATTGCGCAAGTTGAAGACGGATTGCCTTGCCGAAAATTAAAGCGTTGGCAACCTTTTTACAGGCACTGTCCAAAATTCTGGCAAATGTGGGCTGGGAAATCTTCATTTTTTTGGCAGACTCTGTTTGGTCTAACCCATCAACCTCATACAGCTTTAACGCTTCAAGCTCATCGGGCAATAGCAAAACCTCATCAAGCAATCGCAGAGGTATGCCTTGAGGTTTAAAATAAAAAACATTCGGCTTAAACCGCACACAGCGGGGTATTTTATGTCTGGTCATATTTTTCACAATTGACGCTTACTCACTGGCGCTTAATTCCTTCTCCTCTTTTTTAACATCCTCAAGCTCTTCTTCCAAAGCTTTTTTATAGTCGGAAAAATCTTTTAGCTTTTCTTCTTTAGTTTGAGGCTTATCCCAACCAAAATACCTCCCCAAACCTCGCCCAGCTCCAAACCCTCTGCGCCAACCCAAACCGCACATCCCAAAACCTTTTCCTGTTGTAGGTCCCATACCTTGCGGACCTGTTTTATCAAAATTGGACATTGTTTTTCACCGCCTTTCTTTAGCGTATAAACTAAATAATACTTGAATACCTATTCATTATATTCCACCGCTTTTTATTTGTCAATAAAAAAAGACTAGAATTTGTAGTATTATTAAAAAATGGAACCTAATAAAAATGTTATTATGTGGCTTGTTCTTTTTCCTCCCCTTGGCGTGGCTAGGGTATGGACAGTTTCCACTTGGAGTAAAAAAAGAAAGATTTTAATAACTGTTCTTGTTGGACTTTACTTTATAGCAACAATACTCGCAACCATAGCTCCCCTTTGGTATGTAAAAAACCTATTAAACAACTACTCTTTGGGGATATAACTAAAAGTCTCTAAAAACAAAAACGCCCCCGTATTGGCTCAAGTAAAATACCTTGATTCCTTTACGGGGGGGTCTAACACAAACTACTGCGGTAGCTCCGCAGTTATGCCTTCAGCCCACCACTTCATACAGTATTTGCAGTCCAAACCGTATTCAGGGAAAGCGTCCAAATCTACCTGCTCCAGTCTCTCGCCCACCGGCACCACAACATTGCCCTTGTTGTCGTTGATGGGGCCGGTAAACACATCAAAACGGGTGAACTCCCCCTTCAACATCTTGGCCAGGAGGTCGCTTACTTCCTGAAGCACCTCGGGGGGCAGGTCTTTCATA
This sequence is a window from Patescibacteria group bacterium. Protein-coding genes within it:
- a CDS encoding DUF5320 domain-containing protein, producing MSNFDKTGPQGMGPTTGKGFGMCGLGWRRGFGAGRGLGRYFGWDKPQTKEEKLKDFSDYKKALEEELEDVKKEEKELSASE
- a CDS encoding response regulator transcription factor yields the protein MKILVVEDEVKLANAIKRALELQRYAVDLAYDGETGLDLAIGESFDLIILDLMLPKINGLEICQKIRKEGIATPILILTAKGQISDKVSGLDVGSDDYMVKPFSFEELFARICALVRRSSNVVETILQVKDLTMDPATFKVQRGGKLITLSPKEFSILEYLIKHKNKVVTKEQIVTQVWNYDSDVLPNTVEVHIKHLRDKIDVPFNSSLIRTVRGFGYEIREEEK